TCCCCGCTTGTCGGGTTGGCTTTGCCTCGGTGGATCCCCACCGGGGCACGGGCAAGTCACCGGCGGCTTCCAGCGAGCGGCTGCCGGGCCTCGGTGGTTTGGGGACGGGGAAAGGGGGAACGggaaaagaggataaaaatacAACCACAAATAACCCAGAAAAGGGTAAAACCAAGGCAGCCGCAGCGCGGGGCGGTGCCGGGTTTAGCGGCCGGCGGAGGTTGCGCAGGGGCGGATTGGAGCGGAGGGGCACGGCGAGGCCGGTACCGATCGTTCCTTTGCTATGGGTGTTGAACTGAACCGGCTCGGTTGGGCTCGGTAGCGGCCGGACGGGGCGGGCGCTGCCGCGGTCCCCGCACCGCACAAACCCCGGTTGTGGATGCATTTGGTTGGTGTTTAAGCATCTTTCGCAGCCTAAAACCCGCTGGGGAGGACAAACCCGCACCGAGCCGCAGCCGCGACCGCCCGAAACCGGCCGACGCTTCCCAAGGGCCGGGCTCAGTCCTCGTTCCACGGCGGCCAGGCCGCAAACACCCccaaatctgctgcttcttccccttGTTTGGGGGTACCCCAAGTGTTCCCCGTCCCCCGACCTGCCCCAGCCGCCGGCGCATACCCGAGGGCTGAACGCGAAGTTTCCGAGCTCCCTTCTGCGCAAAACGGACCCGGGAGGACGCGGAGTGAGGAGGGGGATGATGGTACCCAAACTACGGGAGGGGAACCCCCCACGGCGAGGCACAGGGGGGTGgaaaagcaaagccacagaTAGCAAATAATCCTTTAACCCCTCGCCCCGATTTTCGCCAGCGGGATGAAGCCGAACGCcccaaaaaaagcctttttacCCCTCCAAGAAAGAAGTAGCCGGGGGGCCCTGCTTGGCCGGGTCTCCCCGCCGGCCCCAGGCCGAAACGTGGCTGTGAGGCGGCCGAGGAAGGGAACAAATCCTGTTGGCCGTTGTTACCGGTGCTGTGAATTGTTTCCCTTAaaagatgaaattaaatttccttaaataaaattaaaattcgTATTAAAATATCGCGCAGAAGGAGCCGCTTCCCCGCGGTGCTGAACGGAGAGGGTTTAACTCGCGTTTCTTTTCCCTTCGCTCCCCGTTACTCGGGACTAATTGTGCGCAACCCCTAAGTGAGCTCAACCAAAACCAACATCCCGACAGCTCCCCCCGGCACAAAACACACCCGCTCCGAGCTACCGGGGGCTCTACGGGGCCGAGCATCCCCATGGAAGGGGGGAATCGAGCCCCCCGTGTCCGGGTGCCCGCCCGGTCCTCACAAAACCACAGGAGCAGCGGGGAGGGGGgtttattcttcctttatttcttgtttaattCTGACcatctccccccccaccccccttatTTGAGCTGTAGGTAGACAGGACCACTGAATGGCGCAAAAATGTCTGTAAACAATGACGCACAAAAAAcacctcccctcccttctccccccagcCTCCCCCCCCGAAATGAAACCGAGCCGCCCCCCAAAaaatagaggggaaaagaaacgggagagggaaaaaggaaccaaaccaaacccaaaaaatccaaacaacataataataataataatagcaataataataataataatagcgtttccctctccatcccttcccccGCAGTTTTGAGTTTCATTTTTGGAGCATCAGTCTGTCTCCCTCTCTGTCTCGCTTTATTATTTCGgggttttcctcctcttttcgCGTAAGGGGGGTACGCGGCTGCGGGGGGATGCGCGTTCCCCTCCAGCTTTCACCAAGTCCACTGCTGCGCTTGTACCAAGTGGTGTGCTGTGGGGTACTGGGGGTTGCTGGCCGCGCTGTACTGGGCGTTGTATTGCATATGCTGTAGGGACTGGGCGCTATAGGCGGAGAAAGGGATTCCCGTCTGGAAGGTCGCGGCTGCCAAGTCCTGAGCTTTGAGCGTGTGGCAGGGTTTGCCGTCCCTGACTAAGACCGGCACGGCCACCCGCCGCGGGGAGGGCAGAGGAGTCACTTCCATACCTTTCTCGGCCCGGGCCCTCTTCATCTTGTAGCGATGGTTCTGGAACCAGATCTTCACCTGGGTCGGGGTGAGGCGGATCAGGCTGGCCAAGTGCTCCCGTTCGGGTGCGGACAGGTACCGCTGCTGCCGGAACCGCCGCTCCAGCTCGTAGGTCTGCGCCTTGGAGAAGagcaccctcctcttcctcttcttccccgCGTCCCCTCCGCCCGCTGCTTCCTTCTCGTTGTCGGGTGACTCGTCGGCCGACGGCTCCGGTGACTTGGCCGATGGGTCCTGGCCGCCTCCGCCGGCCGCCAGCCCGTGCACTGCAACCGGGAGCTGCCGGTCAGGGGGGAGCGGACGGGGGAAGATCCGCGTTGCGCACCCCCCGCACCCCGCATCCCTCCCCGCATCCCTCCGGCATGCGGCGGATGGAGGCACCGGCCGGGGCTCAGCCAGCAATGGCGAGCGGCGAAcaccccccatcaccccatagacacctcCCCgacccctcctgccccaccGCCGGGAGTGTGGGGCGGCGCGGCCCCGTCCCTGCCGGTACTCACGGGAGTATTGGATGCCCTCGGCGCTCGCCAGCCATCGCGTGTAGGGATTATCGCTGCTGTCGTAGAAGGGGTTCTTCAAAGGCAGCGTCTGCACAGCGTCCAAGGGGGTCTGCCCCAGCACCCCCGCTTTCCTGGGGGGCTCCGGCGCTTCGctctcctcctcaccccccTCCGCAGTGGAGCCGTCCTCATCGTTGGTGTCGGGGAGGTCCAAAATGTCCTTCACCGAGAAACCCGTCTTTGTGTTGGTCAGAGACATGTTCCGGCCAAATTTAGGCAGGGAAAGTTGGAGGAGCGGCTCCGCCGACCCAACGTGTCACGGGAGCCACGCACACGCGGAGCGGCGACAGCCCCGCCGCGCACGGCCgcggggagcggagcggggggGGAGGCACGCGTGGAATGGGGGGTAAATATAACGGGAACACAGGTTTATAGGGAGATAACCGGAGCGGTCGGTGCAAAAGAAGAAGCGGAGCCGCCGCCGTGGATCTCTGCGGTAGTGCTTTCCAGGGACGGGCTTGTTGTGCCACGGGGGGAAATTCAGAGAGCGGGAGCAGCTTCGGAAATAGTTTGTAACTCcaggggagaaaggggagagagaCGCcgaaaattaaaaataaaaatgaaaaaaaagagggagcggaaaaaaattaaaaaaaaaaaaattaaaaaaaaggaaattgaaaaaaaaagaaaaaaaaagaaaaaaaaaagaaaaaatgaaaggaaaaaatcaatcACTTCTGGCTGTTGCTCAAACACCCCGAGCCCGAGCCTGCCGCTTGGAGAAGCCGAGCCATTGCTGGAGCGAGCAGTCCGTGTAAGGCTGGTCCCCACACATGAACCTGCcgagaggagggagaaaaaaaacctacattAAACCCGGGCAAGGTTGGCCACGTGTGGGCGGGTCCTGGGAGTCAAGTGGATGAAGACAGTGTTTGCAGATGTGAAATTGCGGGTTTTGGGCGAGCTCCGAGCTTCCACCATTGGTGATGAGTGGTATAACGTATCAGTTAATTACCGGCGTGGGGAGGGCCCTTCCGCGGGTgcgggggggggtgtgtgtgcgGCGCGTCGGGAGAAGGGAGGGGgtgattttctcttttcccttttctttacaCCCTGTATTTACATACAAAGAGCCTCGCACCGATATTCCCCTCACTCCAAA
This window of the Melopsittacus undulatus isolate bMelUnd1 chromosome 3, bMelUnd1.mat.Z, whole genome shotgun sequence genome carries:
- the NKX2-2 gene encoding homeobox protein Nkx-2.2; this encodes MSLTNTKTGFSVKDILDLPDTNDEDGSTAEGGEEESEAPEPPRKAGVLGQTPLDAVQTLPLKNPFYDSSDNPYTRWLASAEGIQYSLHGLAAGGGGQDPSAKSPEPSADESPDNEKEAAGGGDAGKKRKRRVLFSKAQTYELERRFRQQRYLSAPEREHLASLIRLTPTQVKIWFQNHRYKMKRARAEKGMEVTPLPSPRRVAVPVLVRDGKPCHTLKAQDLAAATFQTGIPFSAYSAQSLQHMQYNAQYSAASNPQYPTAHHLVQAQQWTW